A genome region from Alteripontixanthobacter maritimus includes the following:
- a CDS encoding excalibur calcium-binding domain-containing protein, with translation MCFDWFCWWRPNRRMVCLAKVWRLILRYGSWWLGRSLEPLLGEAPMSLRDWGDRQDDGRSWLIRLEFGLAAFLSIGSLMIVIVSAVWPIIASAHPGGLGADGCHNDRKTGGRHCHRGPAPQARERQPVEGNVYYANCAAARAAGAAPVKRGDPGYASHLDRDGDGIGCE, from the coding sequence ATGTGTTTCGACTGGTTCTGCTGGTGGCGACCGAACAGGCGCATGGTGTGTCTCGCCAAAGTCTGGCGACTTATCCTGCGCTATGGTTCGTGGTGGCTGGGCCGCTCGTTGGAACCATTATTGGGGGAAGCACCAATGTCGCTGAGGGACTGGGGCGATCGACAAGACGACGGGCGCAGTTGGCTTATCCGGCTCGAATTCGGGCTCGCCGCCTTCCTTTCGATTGGCTCGCTAATGATCGTCATTGTCTCGGCGGTTTGGCCGATCATCGCTTCGGCGCATCCTGGGGGTCTAGGCGCCGATGGTTGTCATAATGATCGCAAGACCGGTGGGCGGCATTGCCATCGCGGTCCTGCACCTCAAGCGCGCGAGCGACAGCCAGTAGAGGGAAACGTATATTACGCGAATTGCGCTGCCGCTCGGGCTGCGGGTGCTGCTCCGGTTAAGCGAGGCGATCCAGGCTATGCTTCACACCTCGATAGAGACGGTGACGGTATCGGGTGTGAGTAA
- a CDS encoding PDDEXK family nuclease, with amino-acid sequence MRGLELDQELRDSSIAPDRSLLVSEMEGTLRCDERVVSMGEMIVEHNGGSLRTFSGNRAHENGWWPSFKQRRLQHWEGETQRQALMALECDFSVEWAQSEPCLVRFPIGDEWFEWYADIQVSRFNAPDELWEIKKDERQLEDPRYRLKLAGVREICRRIGWRFRLVMADEIAINRHHCDNVELFASRRFVSIGPEHMRRFEDFALRNGTQTTYGELANIIEPNCPARGAAIIQGLTVRRRVEIDLREFLTNRTPLKMH; translated from the coding sequence GTGCGCGGGCTCGAGCTGGATCAAGAGCTTCGCGATAGCTCAATTGCTCCCGACCGCTCTCTCCTCGTCTCGGAAATGGAGGGCACGCTGCGGTGCGACGAACGCGTCGTCAGCATGGGAGAGATGATCGTGGAACACAATGGTGGGTCACTGCGGACTTTCTCAGGTAACCGAGCGCACGAAAATGGATGGTGGCCAAGCTTCAAGCAGAGGCGCCTTCAGCACTGGGAGGGCGAGACGCAACGCCAGGCTCTGATGGCGCTCGAATGCGATTTTTCAGTCGAGTGGGCGCAAAGCGAACCGTGTCTCGTGCGTTTCCCGATCGGCGATGAATGGTTCGAATGGTATGCCGATATCCAAGTCAGTCGGTTCAATGCCCCTGATGAGTTGTGGGAAATCAAGAAGGATGAGCGGCAGCTCGAAGATCCGCGCTACCGCCTCAAGCTCGCGGGCGTGCGTGAGATCTGTCGGCGGATCGGCTGGCGTTTCCGGCTGGTGATGGCAGACGAGATCGCCATCAATCGACACCACTGCGACAATGTCGAACTCTTTGCCTCGCGTCGGTTCGTAAGCATTGGTCCGGAGCACATGCGACGGTTCGAGGACTTCGCACTGCGAAACGGAACACAGACCACCTACGGCGAACTCGCGAACATCATCGAACCGAACTGCCCCGCGCGCGGCGCGGCCATCATCCAGGGCCTTACGGTTCGTCGCCGGGTCGAGATCGACCTGCGCGAATTCCTGACCAACCGCACCCCCTTGAAGATGCATTAG